One region of Bosea sp. 29B genomic DNA includes:
- a CDS encoding sialic acid TRAP transporter substrate-binding protein SiaP, giving the protein MTKLTKRAFLAGSAAAGGMIAMPSVLRAQATVLRWGEMLPTTHPQVQMVDRIAKEVKEKTSGRVDIQSFPAGQLGSGKDMMESVASGALTMTTDGAAALGSFLPQLSVVEAPYLWRDPAHMAKVAKAPVFTQMNDELVKKRGMRMAAVTYYGKRHLTTGSKAVKSAADVAGLKLRVPPVDTFRAMVEAWGAKATPVNFNELYLALSQGAVDGQENPLPTIHSAKLQEVQKHLILTGHIITPRLIIVNQDFWKGLKDADRTILEAAIANGVAWQDAELASQEGSLVATLKAAGMSVTEPDLESFSKPVLASLPKQFESKWGKGTWDALAAL; this is encoded by the coding sequence ATGACCAAGCTGACGAAACGGGCCTTTCTCGCCGGCTCCGCCGCGGCCGGCGGCATGATCGCGATGCCGAGCGTGCTGCGCGCACAGGCGACCGTGCTGCGCTGGGGCGAGATGCTGCCGACCACGCATCCGCAGGTGCAGATGGTCGACCGCATCGCCAAGGAGGTGAAGGAGAAGACCTCCGGCCGCGTCGACATCCAGTCCTTCCCCGCCGGCCAGCTCGGTTCCGGCAAGGACATGATGGAATCGGTCGCCTCGGGCGCGCTGACCATGACGACCGACGGCGCCGCCGCGCTCGGCTCCTTCCTGCCGCAGCTCTCGGTGGTCGAGGCGCCCTATCTCTGGCGCGATCCCGCGCATATGGCCAAGGTCGCCAAGGCGCCGGTCTTCACCCAGATGAACGACGAGCTCGTCAAGAAGCGCGGCATGCGCATGGCTGCGGTGACCTATTACGGCAAGCGCCATCTGACGACAGGCTCGAAGGCCGTGAAGAGCGCCGCCGACGTCGCTGGTCTCAAGCTGCGCGTGCCGCCGGTCGACACTTTCCGCGCCATGGTCGAGGCCTGGGGCGCCAAGGCGACGCCGGTCAACTTCAACGAACTCTATCTGGCGCTGAGCCAGGGCGCGGTCGATGGCCAGGAGAACCCGCTGCCGACCATCCACAGCGCCAAATTGCAGGAGGTGCAGAAGCACCTGATCCTGACCGGCCACATCATCACGCCGCGCCTGATCATAGTGAACCAGGACTTCTGGAAAGGGCTGAAGGACGCCGACCGGACGATCCTGGAGGCGGCGATCGCCAATGGCGTCGCCTGGCAGGATGCCGAGCTGGCGAGCCAGGAGGGCAGCCTCGTCGCGACGCTGAAGGCTGCCGGGATGAGCGTCACCGAGCCGGACCTCGAAAGCTTCAGCAAGCCGGTGCTGGCGAGCCTGCCCAAGCAGTTCGAGAGCAAATGGGGCAAGGGCACCTGGGACGCGCTCGCAGCGCTTTAA
- a CDS encoding GntR family transcriptional regulator, which yields MSQSEPDRDGEPLKLRERAYASFTERLLAREIRPGQFVTQRELVAMTGFPLGAIRELIPRLEAEGLIKTVPQRGMQVAHVDLNLIRNAFQFRLFLEKEATAAYTRTATDEEIAEQRQRHEAIIGRAQAGGDETLIEDAENVDRLMHEMIIDHLDNDIVSQAFRVTWLKIRLIRQYETRIQNHILIPVMQDHLKIIAAIESRDPEAAAAEMSAHINNARTRAMSY from the coding sequence ATGAGCCAGTCCGAGCCGGACCGCGACGGCGAGCCGCTGAAGCTCAGGGAGCGGGCCTATGCCAGCTTCACCGAGCGGCTGCTCGCCCGCGAGATCCGGCCGGGCCAGTTCGTCACCCAGCGCGAGCTCGTCGCCATGACGGGCTTCCCGCTTGGCGCGATTCGCGAGCTGATCCCGCGGCTCGAGGCGGAAGGGCTGATCAAGACTGTGCCGCAGCGCGGCATGCAGGTCGCCCATGTCGATCTCAACCTGATCCGCAACGCCTTCCAGTTCCGCCTCTTCCTCGAGAAGGAGGCGACGGCGGCCTATACGCGGACCGCGACCGACGAGGAGATTGCCGAGCAGCGCCAGCGCCATGAGGCGATCATCGGCCGGGCGCAGGCCGGTGGCGACGAGACGCTGATCGAGGATGCCGAGAATGTCGACCGGCTGATGCACGAGATGATCATCGACCATCTCGACAACGACATCGTCAGCCAGGCCTTCCGCGTCACCTGGCTGAAGATCAGGCTGATCCGGCAATACGAGACGCGGATCCAGAACCACATCCTGATCCCGGTGATGCAGGATCATCTCAAGATCATCGCCGCGATCGAATCGCGCGATCCCGAGGCGGCTGCGGCGGAGATGAGCGCGCATATCAACAACGCCCGGACGAGGGCGATGAGCTACTGA
- a CDS encoding TRAP transporter large permease, which produces MSTLMLQILPVWFIALLMGVPLFVSMGLAAIAFAYFGGFPLGIVPQKIAQSANSFPLLAAPLFILMGNIMNSAGITDRIFAFATACVGWLRGGLCHANILASVIFAGMSGSAVADAGGVGTLEIKAMQDEGYDPETAAAITAASATIGPIIPPSLPMVIYGVSADVSIGGLFLAGVIPGLLMAGALMAMVVYVAGKRDLPRHPFPGMAQLWIAYKEAHWALMTPVILFGGMMAGIFTPTEAAAVATAYAIVLGLFVYKSFSLNDLPELVVQTVETTGVVLALVMSAAALGWCLSISRIPQTVGPMLVDLAGNPLIFLLIVNLLLLFVGCFMEALAAMLILIPILTPAAAQFGIDPIQFGLIFVLNLMIGTITPPVGVVLFVTSKIAKISFEAMSRAIVPWLLPLLAVLAAITLWPPLTTWLPNLVLGK; this is translated from the coding sequence ATGAGCACCCTGATGCTGCAGATCCTGCCGGTCTGGTTCATCGCGCTGCTGATGGGTGTGCCACTCTTCGTCTCGATGGGGCTGGCAGCGATCGCCTTCGCCTATTTCGGCGGCTTCCCGCTCGGCATCGTTCCGCAGAAGATCGCGCAATCCGCCAATTCCTTCCCGCTGCTGGCGGCGCCGCTCTTCATCCTGATGGGCAACATCATGAATTCGGCGGGGATCACCGACCGGATCTTCGCCTTCGCCACAGCCTGCGTCGGCTGGCTGCGCGGCGGCCTCTGCCATGCCAACATCCTCGCCAGCGTGATCTTCGCCGGCATGTCGGGCTCGGCCGTGGCCGATGCCGGCGGTGTCGGCACGCTCGAGATCAAGGCGATGCAGGACGAGGGCTATGATCCCGAGACGGCGGCGGCAATTACTGCCGCTTCCGCGACGATCGGGCCGATCATCCCGCCCTCGCTGCCGATGGTGATCTACGGTGTTTCCGCTGACGTCTCGATCGGCGGGCTCTTTCTCGCCGGTGTCATCCCCGGCCTGCTGATGGCCGGCGCGCTGATGGCGATGGTGGTCTATGTCGCGGGGAAGCGCGACCTGCCGCGCCATCCTTTCCCCGGCATGGCCCAGCTCTGGATCGCCTACAAGGAAGCGCATTGGGCGCTGATGACGCCCGTCATCCTGTTCGGCGGGATGATGGCCGGCATCTTCACGCCGACGGAAGCGGCTGCGGTCGCGACCGCCTATGCGATCGTGCTCGGCCTCTTCGTCTACAAGAGCTTTTCGCTGAACGACCTGCCCGAGCTGGTGGTGCAGACGGTCGAGACCACCGGCGTCGTGCTGGCGCTGGTGATGAGCGCGGCGGCGCTCGGCTGGTGCCTGTCGATCTCGCGCATCCCGCAGACGGTGGGGCCGATGCTGGTCGACCTCGCCGGCAATCCGCTGATCTTCCTGCTGATCGTCAACCTGCTGCTGCTCTTCGTCGGCTGCTTCATGGAAGCGTTGGCGGCGATGCTGATCCTGATCCCGATCCTGACGCCGGCGGCGGCGCAGTTCGGCATCGACCCGATCCAGTTCGGCTTGATCTTCGTGCTCAACCTGATGATCGGCACGATCACGCCGCCGGTCGGCGTCGTGTTGTTCGTAACGTCGAAGATCGCCAAGATCTCGTTCGAGGCGATGTCGCGGGCGATCGTGCCCTGGCTGTTACCGCTGTTGGCGGTGCTCGCCGCGATCACGCTCTGGCCGCCGCTGACGACCTGGCTGCCGAACCTCGTGCTCGGCAAGTGA
- a CDS encoding TRAP transporter small permease, with the protein MKSLVSLSDRLVRAAAVGLLLALLIAVLLGVASRQLNAPLAWTDELAQYLLVWTGFVGWIIAARRRSHIRITVFADLLPKPAGRLLEIVTQAAIILFAAILSCYSFGLIERTWDVESIALPVSSAALYVVMPLAGLALILQALAEIGDVVAGRKVEAAEPGTQPL; encoded by the coding sequence GTGAAATCCCTCGTCTCCCTCTCCGATCGCCTGGTTCGCGCCGCCGCTGTCGGCCTCTTGCTGGCGCTGCTCATCGCAGTCCTGCTCGGCGTTGCCTCGCGCCAGCTCAATGCCCCGCTCGCCTGGACCGATGAGCTGGCGCAATACCTGCTGGTCTGGACCGGCTTCGTCGGCTGGATCATCGCGGCGCGGAGACGCTCGCATATCCGCATTACCGTCTTTGCTGACCTGCTGCCGAAGCCGGCCGGGCGTCTGCTGGAAATCGTGACGCAAGCCGCGATCATCCTCTTCGCCGCGATCCTGAGCTGCTATTCCTTCGGGCTGATCGAGCGGACCTGGGACGTCGAGTCGATCGCGCTGCCGGTGTCGAGCGCGGCGCTCTACGTGGTGATGCCCCTCGCCGGCCTCGCCCTCATCCTGCAGGCACTGGCCGAGATCGGCGACGTTGTCGCCGGCCGCAAGGTCGAGGCCGCCGAACCGGGGACCCAGCCGCTATGA